The genomic region CATCAGTTAAGcggtttaattagttatttcgCTGTTGTTTGGTTCAAGCATAAACAAATGTAATGCTGCTTTTGTTGAAAACGTAAACTAAAGTTATTgatatcaaacaataaaaataaccaTGTCTAAATATCCTGAAATCACTTATTCAATCATGTCAATAACTTTTAATTCAAACTaactttttaaataacaatactcAATGTCGtttgttcaaatgtttatttttttacttctttttaagttttgttatttACAGCAGTtttttgtgtaacaatatatgAACAAACGGTATAATAACAAAAGTTACAAAGCTTGATCGCAAAATGAGTATTAGTGAAAGAAATCTGTTTTCTTAAACCAATATGTTTGCATGCTTTCAGGCAATGTAACAATGTGACTCAAATCTCCTGTGGAAATCACAAAAAGGAACACGAAGATCTACAAAAGCTTACAATAGACATCAATAACTTGACACAGCGTCTAAGAAAAATGGTAGAACAAACAGAGTGCAATGTCAAGTCACTTCAGTTTGCGTACGACAAAATTTTAGAAAAGATTACGCTCGAGCGTCAGAAAATTAATGCCGCACTAGATTTAGTGGAGCGGCGTACCATAAATGAAGGAAGAGCCTTAGTTACCCGTTTGCAAAAATCACTGCAAGCTGATGTGGACTCGGGTAAAGCTGCTCTGAAAAGGATACAATCCCTTCAAGAAGCGTCAGATAAAATTGAACCACATAATTCAGAATTATCTACTGTGGCATTTATGAAAATCAAAAAAGAGCTGTTAACCTCGGACTCAATTGTACGCGAGATGGCGTCAAAAACTGATTCCACTTTATCATTTACCCTTGACACAAATATTAAAAAGTGTTTAGCTACAATGACAATGCTTGGGTCTATAAACACTTCAGAAAATAACACAATGATTGCGACAACACGAAAAACAGATAATAATGTAAAAGTTAGTGGTGAAGCAATCTGTGAGATACGAGGCATAATTGAGATGTCAAACGGTGATGCCATTATTGCCGACGGTGTTAAGATAAATGTGATTGACACTTCATGTGGTCAGTCACTCCAATTTGTGACCAGGCTCCTTTAAAAATTTCTAAGACTGGAATATTTGTAATTGATGTATTACTACAGAAACACTTTTTGCCAAAGATAAGCCTTAATATGTGACATGACCTTACTTTTCTTACAATCATTtgccctttcccactcagaggcaaagtaaaaatgtctatatgcaaacagcattaaacaagaacagcctgcgagtaactcaaagTCTATTCAGGtgttatgctttttgctgctcatcattgcATAAGAgttagaaatgaagcctataacattttaatttagttagaaaggtcttaaattaatttttattttctaagggactacactgCTAGGAAATGGTTGAATGCTTTCTGGTAATTTGATATTAACCTTCGAGGTATGGGTAGGAAGTGGATATTGGGTGACTTTGTCTGGGCCCGTGTTCCCCAACCCATTTTTAGACTTGAGAATAAAGAATAGAACTAGAGCCTATAAAAATGCATCCAACATTTGAATATATGTATATACCGGCTTCTACTGGTGATAATGTCATTAACAAAACATTCATCAAGAAGAATGATCTAGATAGAGATGGTTAACGCCAAGTTTTactcaaaattaaagcaattcttGAGTAttctattttaaagaattttctttattctttgacTTACTCCGGTAAGTCTAAgtattgtttggtgaatacgacccttgttgttttttaaccaggttttccaaaggcaAAAACTGGTTATAAAGTttgcgaatgtcggcgggcgggcgggctggttgGCTGGCGGGCCGAACAAgattgtcctggccataactttgtcgttcattgtgatatATAAAAAGCATTTGGCACATGTGTGCActatcattagacggtgtgtaaCGCGAAATAAtgacgtagatatctccaaggtcaaggtcacactttaagttcaaagatcaaaaatggccctaaatgagcttgtccgggccataactatgtcattcattgtgagattttaaaatcatttcgcacgtttgttcaccatcattgggcggtgtgtcgcgcaaaagaattacgtcaatatatccaaggtcaaggtcgccacgactaaaaatagattgattttcaAAGAAGTGGGGTAACTGAACAATcaataacaatgcacattttgagttggtctccatttatatacttttttataaattgaaatcaaggtcgccacgagtaaaaatagattgaatcttacacaaggggggtaacaatgcacattttgaattgactccctttatcagacttttttcaaattatatacctggttttgggaaaattttgtcccttgttttaactTAAAGTGTTACTTGTATGAGCAtggttatgttttaaataaatattccaaTTAACGTTAAACATTTTTATTGCGGATGTTGTATTtctaataattatgttaaatgtattGTTCATGATGAATAACTAACAATTCATGTATGCAGTATACATAATACTTATACATATAAACACATCTGTATGTATACCATTGTATGATCTCTTCTTGCTTTAAATCTTTGTGTGAAAAAATTGCTTAGTTAATTAAGTAAACCATTTACAAAAATTAAGTCTGACAATTTTTTTCTCTATAAGAATATGGTATATTTTAAGGTGCTAACACGTCTGCAAATTGGCTGGTATCTAATTGCATGTTTCTTGCAATTGTAGAAAGATAACGAATTTGTGCTTGAGACTTTTTACCATCGGAGTGGAAAAGAGTTCCAGTGTATCTACCAGAGTGGCATGCGCTTTTACTTCGATGACTTGGGCTCTAAGGTAGGGCATGATTTTAAGGTTCAATTACACTAAAGCATTAAGAATACCTCAATGACTGGGACTCTAAGGTAGGGGATGATTTTAAGGTTATATTCCAATAAATATCGTATCCCATCGTGGTCCAAAGTGAATTGTATATTTCTAAATAGTTCCTTTACTCTTCTGGTTTGAGAGCCCTCTTTGCGACTGCATCAATgccttttgtgttgtttttttcttttcctATGTGTTTATGCAACATTTTggtgaattttattttaaactacaGCGAAAGATAAATGTGTTTGGTGCTTTTATTGAAGTATTTTCCTTTATGGAAACCTCACGCTGTTTTCTAAGGTTCCATGCATTTCcacatttatctttttattgcaaTTTTGTAAAGAATAAATATATTCATCTTTAAATTGAAACCAGGCGTGTACAATCTTAAATTAAGGTAAGGCAAGAAAGATGCCTTATTATTTGGCTGTTTTGTGGTAAGTACAAACTGGGAATTCTAGTTATAGATCTAATAACTATAACTAAATTTGTGGacttaaatcaatgaaaatttaatGTTTTGTCTTTTAGAAATTCAGGTAAAGATTTGTGTGAAACGTTTATGTAATTGTGCACATAAAATAGATAGCTACCAAAGTATATACATGAATGGCTAAACATAAAAAGTATCATTTTTTTGCAagagtttttttaatgaaaaatcatttttatgtcaACAACATTTTGTActgaataaatcaaaataaaaaataatattacttgATAACACATATTTGTAATGTACTATTTCATAATTTAATAGACATGTCATACACTAATTCAGATGGTTTAGACTTATTATTGGTAGTGGCCATGTATATAGCAGCTAAGTATGGAATTAAAGAAGTCTAAACTATCAAAATGTTATTCATATTACTTAAAAGATTaagcaaaaatgcaaaaaatctcCCCTTGATGTCATAATACAAGTTGAAAGTCGCTTGTCAACTTGTGTGTAATTTACGACAATTCATTTTCATTGGACAGACAATTCATTTTCATTGGACCTGTTAAGAAAATATTTGTAGGAAATTCTGTAATTGGTTTATTCTATCATGGCCCTATTTCTTGCCAGCCAAGTTTCTTTCAGTTTGCCTCTCCTGTGTTTGAACTTTCCAAATCAAAATTGATCTTACATAATTGTTTGTGTTTGTCTGTGATTTTATTAACCTATTCGGATGGCTAGTTCTTGATATAACGCGGAAGCATAATAGGCCATTATGTAAATcttttgtaccatattcggtagATTCTTTTCTGAAAAGTCTTGCTTATGAATAATCtatgatgataataatatctTTAAAACAATTGTTGATAAAAAATCTCATACTAAAAAGCACACATTTCAACATAACTTACTTTGTATAAAAATTAACACACCAAATACACTTAATAAAAGTAACGTTTGCAACCCAAAGTAGACATAGGCATCATTAAAGTATGTATAAATCTTAATATTGTATACAATCATACTCGTCGCATCATGCTAAAATGAGTCTTATGCTATACACGGTCAGCGAAGCCGCAGACTGGTGAGGAGCTAAGTGTTCGCTTATGATACAATTTACAACCCATCTTGATGTGACTTTGaagcagacagtgtagctcctgaacagacttATCAATTAGCCTGTAGCTGCGCTGGCGGCATATGGCTTACGACTGATTTTATAAGGATGTGTTTATATTGTGTCACGATGTTTACAAATCCTATTTTGCAAATACAATCATAAAGTGCGTTATCGTGGTAACATTTTGCAGGAATGGAAGCCGTTTCCTAAGCGCTGGTACAACGAGGGTCTACTTGTTACCAATACCATTCACAAGAAAGACAGTCAGGTAGGCAACGTGTTACATGGGACGTCGAGCATgaacatttagtttaaacctatttattttagctcgattgcatcgagagcctaaggcttatataaatgctctcgagtccgtttcctgggcctagaaccagtactttgtgtctttgggggagatctaaagaacgctcccacggtggggagcGAACCCATGGGGATGAACATTTGAGCATTGCTTTGGGAAAACAtgacttaaagcatgtgcgataagtgtcgtcccagattagcctgtgcattcccgacaggctaattagagacaaCATTTcagtctagactggattttcgttaagaacaGACTCCTTTAAATGCaaacttccataaaagctgaaagtgtcgcccctgattagtctgtgctaacgacactttacgcccatgcattggCTTATTTTTTATGTGAAAAGATAATTGAATTCACTATCTACTTATTCTTATGAGTTCCATATTTCGATGATCTGGTGTTTTTTATGATTGCACTATTAGATGAAAAAAGAGATTATCCTATCATCATTTTTAGAATTTCCAAAGTAATGTAGTTTAAATTCACATGCTGTAATTTTTGAAATGCAGGTAACACATAGACATTGCAAGCTTTTATTTTCTAGTAATACGTGTGTAGTTTTAGGCAAGAGATCTCATTTGACTGGAAAATAACAAGGCTTAATTTTATTGCCTTGTTCTGTAGTGAAATTgaataagaattttatttttttatttaaaagaatcgAAAAAAAGGGATGCGTGACTATTCCCAATTTCAGGTTTTttcgtgaattttttttttcaattagtgctggtaccggtacttttcccgatagacccttttcacaataggccaaaattgataagagcgcaaagtcacgtgactcgcagaactccagaacgaggctgaacgtgtataaatTTCCAATAGTCCcgcgcaacgccgcatctgattttaacatttcactcttttgaacattcggAGATGTAACGACTTAGAAAAGTCAGAATAAGTTATAAAAATGTACTTGACATTATAAGTgtcaatacatataataaattgtattgattaaagtacttgtttttcttcaattttttcacacatttgacttttttttttttttttttttaaatcagagtttattttcaggtcctaccGGCCCCTTCACGAGGTCTTTAtggtccgacctgcccctgtgacctttcaggggaaaaagattaattttgagccaaagtaggtcaaatttaccccggcttcccgggtattcgccaaagatataatttagatccaaatataccagtgcacgatggccaatgagaccttaatgtgcactggtagttgacAATTCAAAGACAAATTCTTGTCTGTGCGCAGCTCCACCAAAGGAGTGCaagcaagcagctctgcctttatggcccctctcgctgtcaccggctgtcgtcttcatccccgagacagtttccccagtgcgttgagcgtactgagtaccgctgtcccggggtccctctttaaagccaccccctcgatgttcttgggtGTATGTCAGGcccaggtccgtcccgtatgtcccccacactggtggtctcgctgtcccgccgtccccggccctcttcagacgggacctctggcaggtccgggccggcgaactctcgacgataaacagcgggtgacaagtccgctgcatcttggagaagacagcaatcccagcagtgtggaagacgtccggctcgagggtgacggactctgctggattagcagagccacccgcagaagttcccctctataaggaaatcttctgcgggtgactctcgcctcggtcgcgacgcgcacgctccagcagctGACCGAGCACACATTTGACACGCTTTGGTAGAGCTTTTATATCGCGCTGTTTGAataaagatctatcttgtttattgatacatctgttgtttaatagcccctgtgttccgcataaacccattatctcgttatgattagatactgtgccgacaaatactaaataacagcatggtgtcataaaccacccgtggtagatgcctggtcattgAACACCATGTATGGTACCCCGGCCAATGTCTTCTCGTGATAGAAGTAGTACGTAgtcatttctaagactaatgtaacgccaaatactcaaactaaatactgtatagatattagccagtttaatcataattatacagAGAATGCTGGACATTCGTCCTAGCCTAGTTTTCACACAGGCGGACATTCGTCCCTATGTTTTTGCACGGAACGTATAGTgacatctagagtccgtggtttttTGACAACCTTAACATTCGTGCCTTCGTTATTTTGATAATGCGGATAATGGTTTctacataattttgacagcccggacagTCATTCCTTCGTTATTTGGACAGCGTTGAGATTCGTTGCTGAAAAATTGCTATcccggtcattattatcacattttatcataataatatgaCACTCTGGGCATTTTATCTGGTAAATTAATATGtcgttattaaaatagttttaaaaaattcTCATACtttgtgttatactttatatttcgataatattttttcatgatcaTGAGaatgaaaacgtttaaaatattctaatatatcgacttacactgagatctCTAATTTGCCAAACCTTGCAGAAATCTGGACGTTAAAACTATGTAGGAGTATATATAtccggtctgtcaaaataatgttggagcgaTTGTCTGGGATGTCTAAATAGCGTGGGAATGAATGTCCGGGTAGTTAAAACAACGTATAAACGAATGTCTGCCTTGTCAAAATTAAGGTAGGAACGATTTTCATTGTGAAAGAATTTTCGGATACATAATCAAATGCTTAATACTTATTAATAcatttgaaatgtttattaaCTTTTATGCTATTATAAGCACGAAACCTATTTAGCGGGTTACCCGGTACCGCTAAAATAAAACGCCGTCATTACATAGTTTTATAAAGAGTGTTCGTTAGTGTATAgaagaacacaattaaaagaaGCATTTTAATTGACCGGGGTTAAAGAGTGTTTCCGAAAATTAAAGACACACACAAACAAGAGAGATTTTTGACATGAAGTGacatatatttatcactcataatcacgtttaaagagaaatcaaggtgcatgcgtagacagttcagtttgctcCACGTTCGTTTTTACACCTGTATAAAAgtattcttcaatattgtctttcactgtaaAAGAACATTAATTAAAGTTAAACGGAAAATGACATAACATGTAAAAAGTTCACGTGCTTTGTATTTCATATTGCTTTTTCTGATGATTGAGTCAACACACATTTTTCACGTTCGATCGTTTGTGAAAAAtattacagaccaacaaacatacctttgagaatttaagttataaaataaCGTTTTGTATTATACAacttttgtatgtatttgttttgtgcaattatcaatgtttattcttcatatCACATTTGCTCTGAGGATAATGGGTATCTTGAATTTGaatcaagattaaataaaatgtatatacacgtatacactaGTGTTGCTATATACTATGGCTTGCAAAGATGACGTAGGtgtgagaatgtttattttataacacctcatcaatttattgactaaataaCACAtccatgtatgcatatgtttgccataattgtaaccagtgtcagtgcttATGAGAATCCCGAATATAATTAATCAAAATCAACTGTTTATAATCATCGATATGCTCCGCCAAAGATccatacacgttcagcctcgttctgaaattcgacgcgtcacgtgatatctaaaaatagcaacagcgctagtattgtgaaactggtctatttgGGCAAAAACAATCACTGTAGTTGTATTTGTAGCAAATATTTATTTGGCAATCATTAGTCACTAATTTCTTATGtcattgaaacttaaaatatgtcattaCCACGAATTGCAGATACGCAATACACGTTTAAATCCCTTGTCAGACCCACATATCTAACCAATCCAGTTTAGGTGTAAAGTGTGATCACTtactagcctgtacggactgctcaggctaatcagggacaactctttacgcacatgcatagcCTATTTTTCCCAGAACTAGGCTGATATGGTTTAAAGGTGCGGAAACATCAAATACAGGAAAAAGATCTCCCTCCAGGaaatcaagtactggttctacccagtaaACTATCTTGAAAGATTTTTTTCAATAAGTGTTAGGCTTTTGATGGAGTCAAGcttaataaataggtttaaactaaatacagGAAAAATATCTCCCTCGAGGAAATCAAGTACTGGTCCTATCTCCAGAGAATTTCAATAAGCGCTAGGCTTTTGATGGAATCAAGCTTAgcaaataggtttaaactaaatacagGAAAAATGATCAGTTTTTTGGAGCcaactgactgcacaggctaattttagatgaaactttacgcacatgcatgtagCCAAGTTTTCCCATAACAATGCCTATATGGTTAAGATTTGTGGAAACGCCAGATACAGAAAGAGATCCTCCCTcaaggacaccaagtactggttctacacatGAAACAGACTCGGGAGTGTTtcaaaactgataatttcactgtttcaaacaatgaaaattatcagtgaaaattatcgagtttaaatgacgtcatttttttgacgaaatatcattcaatttctttattgagtacatatgtatgtacatgtaggtggatatcttttcactcgatccgccgcgtacgtatgcggcggatttactccgcaaaagtacgcgaggttaatacagactcggcgtcgttgagcggatcgatgccgagtgccacggcgatacgccgcgtgaacacacgattcggccgccgcggactaataatctggccgtggcgtagtcattttcccaacgaaattctttagttaaactctttaacaatgtatataaactgtgaaataaagcataaattagaaagaaaatttgttgggttcggtggattatcccAAATCGGGATTCATATGGTTGAGATGTGTGGATACTGCAAATTCAGGAAAAAGACtaataactaataataataaataataatacaaaaaaaaactactGTAATGATAAGATGATTAATAACTTCAATTGCAGGAAAAAGATTCTCCCTGGGAGCCTGCAGACTGTGAGAAGCTCATCGGTACGTGCCATGTCCTGCTCCAGTCCGTGGCGTACAACATCGTTATACAGGAGAAACTCGTGATCTCAGACTTCAAAGGTAAAGATCAAGTTCACTATTGTAAGGTCATTTAGCGTAAAATATCTAGACCTTTTagaagagagacatagcataAGACTTGAGCTTTCTTTCTCAATTCTgttttgaagaattattgtttagCAAATAAAAATGTCTACCCGTTTTGCATGATTTTGTCAAAAGAAGTGTGTATGTTTTTATGGTATTGCTTTCATGTGTTAggaataactaaataaatattgtttaaaccaaagGTCAGGATCAAGGTCACGTTGACATCGCCATCGTCCCGTGCACAAAAGACTTCAAACCTGTCGGTGAGGATAAATTTGTGGAAGATCCGAAAGAATTGGTGAGAATTCTAAGCgacatattcaccaacccattcttagacttaagtcttagAATAAAGAATATGTTTTACTTGGAGTATTCAAGAGTGAcattaattttgagtcaaacttgaaATTAACCATCTTTTTCTACATCATTATTAATGTAGAACATTTTTGTAATGACCTAATCACCAGTGAAAGAGAAATTTTCATTCTTCttcttaatattattttgattgaaaatattCCCATAAATATTTGTATACGTAACAGCAAAAAACGTTAATCAAAATAATGCACGGTTTGTACTACCAAGATTATCTTTTAAAGTGTTATTTTTCGTTATTTTtctgaatattattttttatatgaaaatataccCTAAGTACATGTATAAGTAACAGCACAAATATGCATCAAAAATATTGTGCAGGTTCTATAACCGAGGTTATCTTTAAAGTGTCCATGAAATTGTTCATTTCCAGCTTGGGAAGCCCCTATTCTGCATTGTGAAGATCACAGCCGCACAGGGATTGCCTCAAAATATCGCAAAGGTTACAATTCACTGTTTAATATTGTAAGATCAGTGTTGCCAAGGTAACAATTCACTGTTCACTATTGTAAGACCAGTGTTGCCAAGGTAACAATTCACTGTTCACTATTATAATAGCAGTGTTGCCAAAGTAAGAATTCACTGTTCACTATTGTAAGAGCAGAGTTGCCAACGGTTATTTCACTGTGCACTATTGTAACTGCATTTTGGGAAAGATACCTAGATTTTACTTAAACATTACCGTCTCCTTAGATATATTGGCTGGGAAAAGAGCTGATAGAATGGGATCTGAAAAGTGAGTGAATGTTAAATGCTAGTGGACTCAGTTATCCATTTAAGTGAATGTTAAATACTAGTGGACTCAGACATCAAATGTAAGTGAATGTTAAATACTAGTAGACTCATATATCAAATGTAAGTGAATGTTGATAACAAGTGGACTCAGATATAAAATTTAAGTGAATGTTAAATACTAGTGGACTCAGATATCAAATGTAAGTGAATGAGTAATACGAGTGTACTCAATTATGGAGTTTTAAGTGTTTGTTTAATGCTAGTGGACTCAATTTTTAAATGTAAGTGAATTTCAAATATCTGTTGACTCAATTATGGAATTGATGTGTAACAGAACAGAATTAACTCAATTATGGATTTGAAGTGAATGTTTAATACTAGTGGACTAAATTATGAAATGTAAGTTGGTGTTTCATACCTGTTGACTCAATTATGTAATGAAAGTGTATGTTTAATACTAGTGTACTCAATAAAGAAATTGAATGATATGTTAGATATTAGTGAAgtcaattataaaatataagtgAATGTTAAATACTAGTGTACTCAATAATGAAATTGAAGTGTATTTTAGATACTAGTGAAGTCCATTATAAAATGTAAGTGAATGTTAAATACTATTAAAAgtaatgtgtattttattctaCAGTGTTATCATGTCACTCGCAGCATAATCAAGAGACATGAAAAAATTACATCatagataaatgttttttttgtttgtttttgcgcTCCAGAGCTTCTGTCGTTACAAGTTTTACCTGGACAAAGATTACGTGCAGACCAATGAAATCTCTGGCACAATCAACTTCGAATTCAACCACGAAAAGCAGGTCACCATCAAATCGGTCACGGAGCAGTTCATCGAATATCTGAACAATGAGTCCCTCTACATTGAAGTCTGGGGTCGACAAAAGGCTGGAAAAGGTCAAAAGGAGAAGACAATGGTAATTACATGTACACTGTAACTGCAGaaaattaaagtgggtgaaaaaaGGGTCAAATACTAGCAAGAACCGGTTTTTATCTCAGCAAATACtcaaattaaaacatgtcattaagTGATCGTCGGATTTTTGGCAGCCATAGCCATttcgcgatataacggaccgcgatatattggagttacagtttTTGTAGAGAATATTGTGTGTGTGTTGAATACAGACAAGCTTATTGAAAGAGGCAGGGAAAACGTAGACCAGAAGCTTTCTTGGGTGGTACACTTTTTTATCCCGACCAAATAAGCTTGTATGTCTTATAAGCTTCTATGAAATTTCTTTCAATGTAACAAATATGGTGTAAAATATTGAGGGTTTAGAGTGAAAACTGTAAATTTCGGCTAAAACCTTGAATATATCAAAACATGAAAGAAGTAAAGATGTTTTTTGTATTCAAACTCAAAAGGCTGCACCAAATCAATCTCACATTCAAAGGACAAAATAATCTCATATTAAAGGGAAAACATTAGCACTTTCAAaggatcgaacccacgcccagcggacaacattttctacaccacagcgaccatgaattaatatttgacgccatatgcaacataattcaccattattacaaaaaacatggaattcacaaaatgactgaaaatgcttaacaataaatgcaaatttgaaatttgaaacaaaacaacctaagcaatacataataagaaacactacattattgaaacactgataccatgaacattttagggtgtaacaccttatgtacatgtaccagacgttttatgtactaccggtactttgaaactttacgtaccacctacataaaatataggtgttaatgtccattcattcatagcagtcctaatgaatcaaggtcattctctaaacatgatttaagtctaaaaatggaaataatttgattttttacagtttgaacattaaggtcattctctcttctcttcaaagtatcacatttcaattttacaatataatacacacattttagactttataatcctaagtcaggataagataagaaacaaattaaattttataatttacttcaatttcaggtaagactaatagatcatttattaagtactacatgtacttgggctaataaattacacTAAGACACTCAGAGACAcctagacaatctgacaaaaaataaaatctatggccaatatataagtctaaattcataaatactatcacacacaatacatttca from Dreissena polymorpha isolate Duluth1 chromosome 5, UMN_Dpol_1.0, whole genome shotgun sequence harbors:
- the LOC127831140 gene encoding uncharacterized protein LOC127831140, with product MANNDDTPVLQKGSDILIDYCCSVCEDNDTLKEAQTYCEVCSKWFCDQCMSLHGQMYKKHTTLGKSDQGKWPVAKGVAELLTQCEIHKGENIKMFCADHSQLCCTTCVLLDHRQCNNVTQISCGNHKKEHEDLQKLTIDINNLTQRLRKMVEQTECNVKSLQFAYDKILEKITLERQKINAALDLVERRTINEGRALVTRLQKSLQADVDSGKAALKRIQSLQEASDKIEPHNSELSTVAFMKIKKELLTSDSIVREMASKTDSTLSFTLDTNIKKCLATMTMLGSINTSENNTMIATTRKTDNNVKVSGEAICEIRGIIEMSNGDAIIADGVKINKDNEFVLETFYHRSGKEFQCIYQSGMRFYFDDLGSKEWKPFPKRWYNEGLLVTNTIHKKDSQEKDSPWEPADCEKLIGTCHVLLQSVAYNIVIQEKLVISDFKGQDQGHVDIAIVPCTKDFKPVGEDKFVEDPKELSFCRYKFYLDKDYVQTNEISGTINFEFNHEKQVTIKSVTEQFIEYLNNESLYIEVWGRQKAGKGQKEKTMKAVPTWGDRHDILSLLRACNYDPDECISIYMHLQKDAWMKAPKTAKEGQTIEEEEHMNHPRAKD